The Pectobacterium sp. A5351 genome contains the following window.
TCACATGCTGTAGGAAATAACGGCGTGCCGCGAGCTTATCCATCTCGAACTGGATATTCCCCTCTGCGTCGTAGAGGTTGAGCATCGCGTTCAGCGCATGGTAGTCGAGTGTATGGTAATCGAGCGAGTGGGCATCCGCTTCGGCTTTGGTTGCCTTTGCACTCACGTGGTCTGTTGTTGCCAAAATTCAGTTACTCCCTTACGCACGTTTGCAACGTCTTCTGCCGTGCCGAGCAATTCAAGGCGGTACAGGTAGGGCACCTGACATTTCTGCGCAATGATGTCGCCAGCGATGCAGTACGCTGCACCGAAATTGGTATTGCCTGCGGCAATCACGCCGCGCAGGTAAGCGCGATTGTGCGGATCGTTGAGAAAGGTGATGACCTGACGCGGCACAGCCCCTTTCGTGCTGCCTCCGCCGTAGCTGGGGACAACCAGAATATAGGGGCGATCAACTTTCAATGCAGGCTGCTCTGTCGCTATCGGGATTCTCAGGGCGGGTAAGCCCACCCTGGAAATGAAGCGATGTGTGTTTTCCGACTGGCTGGAGAAATAGACCAGCGGGTTCATATTGCCCCCTTACTGCAATTGCAGGGCGGCGTTCAGAGTACTGATCTTATCCGGGCGGAAGCCGCTCCAATGATCGTCGGCCGTCATCACGACGGGCACCTGCTGATAGCCCAACGCTCTTACCTGCTGCAACGCCTGTTCATCTTCAGTTAAGTCCACCAGTTGATAGTGAATTCCTTGCTTATCCAGCGCACGACATGTGGCGTTGCATTGAACACAATCTGGCTTAGTGAAAATAGTAATACGCATGATTCGTATTTACCCTTTGGCGTGAAAGAAGTATGTCGGAGCGGCTATCTTCAGGGTATGTGCACCCGAACCGATCCACTGGGTAGCGACGCGTTACGCGAGTGCCACACAAAGAATACTAGATGTGGGTGTTTTAAATTTCAACCACACAAGATATATGATTTTTAGTTGGCCTTATACAAATTGACGCAAACCCTGATGCAGCAAGGGTGGGAGAGAATGCAAGTAAAAAATGCAGAAAGAAATAAATGTGATGTGCATCATTTTTGACGAAATAGTGTGCGAAGAAATGAAAGAGAGATGAACTCACTACACCTCAATCCTCCTCAGGCGCTGTACCTTGTACATAAATACAAGGAGTCATCATGGGTTTTGTCCTTATCCGGCGTAAAAATTATGCAGCGGTGGGCATGAACACCGAGTGAGCGGCATGGAGGCCGCGAAAGCCAGTGCCGCGTCGGACAAAAACGTCAAAGACGTTTTTGAACAGCACTTGTGCTGGCCCGAAGGGCGAGCCCCATTTATGGAGCGAGTAAACGCGTCACTGGCGGCTCGAAGAGTGGTCATGAACACCGATGGCTCCGCGTAGCGGCATAATTTAGCCGGAAGCCTGGGTTCGCAGGGGGGCGGCGATTGAGCGCCCCTGCGTCGGGCGCGTGCTACGGGGTAGCATGAAAATGATGACACCATCGCGCACGAAACCGTCTCTTAGTCGGCATAAAAATGTAACTAAGAGACAACCCTGTGAAGGGAGAGGTATCGATTACATTACCGGCAGGTTTCTACCGTAATAGATTTCCTGCATTTCGTGATACAGCAGATCGGTGATTCTTTTCCGTTCAGCAGCGCTGAGTTCTTCAGGGCTGACGTTGAACAGATAGTGTTTCAGGTCGAAGTCTTTCAATAGCATCTTGGTATGGAAGATATTTTCCTGATACACGTTCACGTCCATCATGTGATAGAGCGCTTTCATGTCCTCGGACATGAAGTTCTGAACCGAATTGATCTGGTGATCGATGAAATGCTTTATGCCGTTGACATCACGGGTAAATCCCCGCACGCGGTAGTCGATGGTCACAATATCGGATTCAAGCTGGTGGATGAGGTAGTTCAGCGCCTTCAGCGGTGAAATCACGCCACAGGTAGACACTTCGATGTCCGCGCGGAAGGTACAAAGCCCGCCTTCCGGGTGGCTTTCTGGATAGGTATGAACACAGATATGGCTTTTATCCAGATGCGCGACGACGGAATGGGGCAGCGGCCCTGGGTGTTCTGAGGTATCGACATCTCGCGGATCGATGGGTTCTTCGCTGACCAGAATGGTCACGCTGGCACCTTGTGGTTCATAGTCCTGACGTGCGATGTTAAGGACATTGGCACCGATAATTGAGCAGGTTTCAGTGAGGATTTCTGTTAAACGGTTAGCGTTATATTGCTCGTCGATATAGGCGATATAACCGTCACGATCGTCGGCCGTTTTGGTGTAACAGATATCGTAGATACAAAAACTCAGGCTTTTCGTCAGGTTGTTAAAGCCGTGTAGTTTCAGCTTGTGCAATTTACGTCACCCCCTTGTGGTTGTGTGATTACCCTAAGTGATGGATTATTGCGCATTCTGTAGCGCGTTCAGCAGGTACTGTGGCAGAGCAAAACTGCCGATGTGAACATCAGGCGTGTAATAGCGACAGGTAATCCCTGATTGCGCAAAGCGCTGGCGCAGCGTGGCGGCGTCTATCTGGCGCAATGCCGGGTTATTGCTGGCCCAGGCGAACGTCATAATACCGCCGTAATAAGTCGGGATCGCCGCCTGATAAAAACTGACCTCACTGAAATAGTGACTGAGTTTTTTATGGCTACCGACGGCTTCATCCTGTTGCAGGAAACACACGCCATTCTGCGCAACGAAAATCCCGCCTTCGTTCAGGCAGCGGGCGCAGCCCTGATAGAAATCGGAAGTGAACAGGCTTTCGCCGGGGCCGATGGGGTCGGTGCAATCGGAAATAATGACGTCAAACTTTTCACTGCACTGTCGGACGAAATTAACGCCGTCATCAATCACCAGAGTAAAACGCGGGTCGTCATAGCTACCAGCGCTGTGATTGGGCAAGTACTGGCGGCAGAATTCCATCACGCCCGCATCGATCTCCACCATCGTGATATGTTCGACGCCGCGGTGCCGGCTGACTTCTCGCAGCATGCCGCCATCGCCACCACCGATAATCAGGACGCGTTTAGCGTTGCCGTGTGACAGAAGAGGAACGTGGGTGAGCATTTCGTGATAGATGAATTCATCGCGCTCGGTGGTTTGCACCACGCCGTCAAGCGCCATCACGCGGCCTAATGCGTCGTTTTCAAAGATGATGAGATCTTGATGATCGGTCTTCTCGTGATACAGCACACGATCAACCGAAAAATACTGGCCAAAGTTGGCATGTAGGGTTTCATACCAAATTTCTTTCTGGGACATGTTAGGGCTTCCTCCGCGATAACAGCCATGAAAATTGGCGCGCCATCATAGCCGACTCTTTTGCCGCTTGCACGGTCAAATTTCAGTCAGTGCGGAGGAGGGAGAAGGGCGTTACTGCGCGTAGGAAAGTAAACCGAGCGAATTACGTGCCAGAGACTGGCATTTTTTCGGGGTCGGGATAGCGATTTTACTCAGGTCGCGATAGCTGTCTTCACCCATCGCCGTCATGTCGTAAGCGCTGTAATTGCTGAGATCCCAGCGGTTTTGCTGAGCAAAGGCAACCAGTGTCCGACGAATCTGTTCATTCGGCAGATCTTGATAGCCACAGTGGTTTTTCAGATAAACAAAGATCGCGGTCAGATCGGCCAGATCTTCCGCTTCAAATTCATTCAGCGCCTTGCTGGCGGAAGAGAAGCTCATCAGGCTTAGCAGGAGCAGAGCCAGCACAGAGTTTTTCATGGTTGAACCTGTTCCAAATGTTGTCAGATGACGTTATCACAGATATCCCATGAGGTTCCAAGTTTTCTTACGGGAAACCTCTGATTGCGATAAAAAATGGCGGTGGAAGAAGCGGGAAAGTGAGAAGTGTAATGCATTGAAATCGCTATTTTTTATTTTATTTCCGTTCGGTGATCAAAATCACCTCGGGTTAATCGCAGGATTAAAGCGCATTTATCGCTGTTTGATACGATGACGCCGCCGTCAGGCTCTGTTATTAATAACAACGATCTCATCCAATACAGTTTTTATTCTATGATCTCCGGTGTCTGGCGCGTCAGTAGTTGGTGGTTGGCGGGACTGTTGCTGCTTCCTTTAGCAACGGTTTTCTATCAGGCTTTTTTCGCCGACGGGCTGGGATTTGCCCAACTGTGGCAAATCGGGTTGCCCACCTACCTGATACATTCAGCGGTTATCGTACTGGGTACGCTTTTCTTCAGTTTACTGTTTGGATTGCCTTCAGCCTGGTTTATCGCCATGTACCGCTTTCCCGGCCATCGTGTGTTGCAATGGGCGCTTTGCCTGCCGCTCGCGATGCCCGCATTCCTGCTTGCCTATCTTTATACCGATGTATTACGGCATTTTTCGCTGTTGTTACAAGAAGGTGGACTGCTGACAGTCTCATCATGGGTAACATCACACGCTGCTGGGCTACCCGTTTCGCTGGGTTGCGTAAGTCTGGTGCTGGCGCTGGTGTTGTATCCCTACATTTACCTGTTAGTGCGTGAAGCGCTGGTAAAACAGCCTGCGAGTCTCATCCATTCTGCTCGTTTGCTCAATCAGACGCGCACTCAGGTATTCCGCCGCTTATGCTTGCCGCTTGCGCTGCCTGCGATTGCCTGCGGTGGCGCGCTAGTGGTTGTCGAGACGCTGGGGGATTATGGCGCGGCGTCTTACCTTGATATTCCCACCATGACGACACAGGTGCTGGATATCTGGCAGAAGCAGGGCGATATCGGTGCGGCAGCACGCCTTGGTGTATTGATCTTGCCTGCGATCTTCTTCTTGATGTTTCTGGTTAACCTCTGGCGTCGTAAGCAGAAAATTTATCAGGCTCAAGCGAATGCTTCCCAGATGGTTCCGCCTGTGCTGAGCGGGTGGCGCAGCAGGGTGGTGCGTGGCTACTGCTGGGCAATCGTCTGTCTGTCGTTCCTGTTCCCAGTGGTGTATCTGTTATTTCTGGCTCTCCGGCACATGATGTCCATGTGGGATATGGCGTTCCTCCAGGCGGTAATGAATAGCCTGTTGGCGTCTGCCACCGCGACAGTCATCATTACGCTGATGTCGCTGTCGTTTATTTTCTACACGCGTACGGCTGGGGTATTTGCCAATCAGACGCCGGTTCGGCTGGTCAGCCTGAGTTTTGCCTTGCCCGGCGCAGTACTGGCTGTCGGGCTGTTTACGTTGCTATCGCTGGTGGATGGCGGGATTAACCTGTTTGCCCGCACGGCGGGGTTGCCTACTGCCGATGCCTTGCTAGCGGGATCGCTGTTTATTCTCATCCTCGCCTATAGCGTTAAATTCGGGCGTCTGATGCTGGACAGCCTTGAGCGCAGCATGGAAGCCATTCCGCGCTCGCTGGACAGTGCGAGCCTTGTATTGGGAGCTTCTCCCCTCAACCGCTGGTCACGCGTGCATATTCCTCTGTTGCGCCGCAGCCTGTTTATCGGGGCGCTGCTGATTTTCACGGAAAGCATGAAAGAGCTGAATGTTTCGCTGCTGCTGCGTCCTTTCGGGATTGATACGTTAGCAACCTATGTTTTCCGCTTTACGGCGGATGAGCAGATTGCGTCATTTGCCTTTCCTGCGCTGGTGCTGGTGGCGGTGGGGCTAATCCCTGTTTTCTGGCTGAATCGCGCACTGAATATAAAAGGATAATCATATGGCCGCGTCGATAGATATTCTGAGCGTTCAGGCGGTAAGTTGTACGTTGCAGCAGTCTCCCGTGCTGGAGAATATTTCATTTACCGTGCGTGACGATGAGACGATCTGCCTGCTGGGTAAAAACGGCTGCGGCAAAACGGCGCTATTACAGGTGATAGCGGGCCTGCTGCCGATTACTCAGGGTAAGGTCTTGTTGGAAGGAGAGCCCGTCAGCTCGCCGCAAGCGTATGTTTTGCCTGAGCTGCGCCAGGTTGGCCTGATTTTTCAGGACTATGCGCTTTTTCCGCATCTGACGGTGGAAGGCAACATTGCGTTTGGGTTATATGGCCGCCCTGAAAGCGAGGTAAAGCCAATCTGTGTGGAGATGCTGGCGCTTTTACAACTGGATGAGGTTGCCGCGCGTTATCCACACGAACTATCGAATGAACAGCAACAGCGTTTGGCGATTGCCCGCGCGTTGGCCTGTGAGCCGAAATTGCTGTTGCTGGATGAGCCATTTCCCGGACTGGACAGCCAAACTCGCTATCGCCTGATCACCGAATTGCGGCAGGTTCTCAAACAGCGTCATGTCGCGGCGGTTTTCGCTACGCACAGCCGAGAGGAAGCCTTTGCCTGCGCTGACCACTTGATTCTGCTGGATGAAGGGAAAATTATGCAGCAGGGCTATCCCTCTGAGCTGTACCATCGTCCGAATAGCCGCTTTGTGGCTGATTTCATGGGGAATACGAACTATTTGCCCGTGAAAATTATGAGCGACCACCAATGGCAAAGCCCATTGGGCGATCACCATGCGACACATCCACTCAATCAACCGATTGATTCACAGTGTGACTGGATGGTACGACCGGCAGACGTGGCGCTGGCACTCGATCCCGATGGCCCGGCGTCGATCGAAGATCGGCTGTTTATGGGCACATCAAACTTGTATCGGGTGAAGTTGGGAGAACTGATGCTGCTGGTGCAGACGGGCAACTGGTTTGAACCAGGGCAGCAGATACGGTTAAGCATTAAGACGGATCCACCAGTCTTGTATCCTGCTTTACCCGCCGCCAGCGGTCCGGCTGACGGCCCTGAAAAGCAATAATTACGCCTCGCGCAGCTCTGCCGCTGGCATGAGCCACGTGCTATTGTGCTTTTCAAACCCTAATTTCGGGTAGTAATCCACCGCCAGCGGCGCGGCCAGCAAAATGATTTTGCAGCCTTTTTCAAGCTGCTGGGCGGTTTGTTGAATCAGCTTTTTGCCTATTCCCGCATGCTGAAAGTCCTCTGACACTGCCAGATCGGACAAATAGCAGCAAAAATGAAAGTCTGTCACGCTGCGCGCAATTCCCACCAACGTTTCACCTTGCCAGGCGGAAACCAGCAGATTGGCATGCTTCAGCATACCTGCAATCGCTGTCTCATCATCCAATGGGCGACGTGGCCCCAACGAGGTTTTCGCCAACAGCTCAACGAACTGCTGGCTGGAAAGCGGGGCGTTCACTTTGTAGCAAACATCCACAGATGGTGTGCTCATGATGTCTCCTTCGTGGTGTGGTTTCTGATATACTTCGCGCGCCTGGGCATTGCCCAGACTGATGTAAACATCTGTATTGTTAAAAATCAGCATCGTTAAACATCAGCATTGGCGCATCATCGATAATGAGTCTGTCATTCTGCCGATGGTGCTGAATACCTTACTTCAAAGAGTTATCAGTATGATGAAACATACCGTGGAAGTCATGATTTCTGAGCAGGAAGTGATGGCGCGGGTTACCGAACTGGGGCAACAGATCAGCGAACACTACCGTGATAGCGGCAGCGATATGGTGCTGGTGGGGCTATTACGCGGATCGTTTATCTTTATGGCTGATTTATGCCGGGCGATCGACGTTCCTCACGAAGTGGATTTCATGACGGCATCCAGCTATGGCAGCGGTATGAACAGTACGCGCGATGTGAAGATCCTGAAAGATCTGGATGAGGATATTCGCGGTAAAGACGTGCTGATCGTTGAAGACATCATCGATTCAGGTAATACGCTGAGCAAAGTGCGGGAAATTCTGCAACTGCGTGAGCCGAAATCGCTGGCTATCTGTACGCTGCTGGACAAACCGGAGCGCCGTGAAGTGGCGGTTAAAGTCGAGTGGGTTGGGTTCTCGATCCCTGATGAGTTCGTCGTGGGTTACGGCATCGACTATGCCCAGCACTATCGCCACTTACCTTACGTCGGCAAGGTTGTTCCGCAGGAATAATGACAAGATAAAGCCGATGCCGTGAGCGACGCCCAGCGAGTGGGCGTCAGGCAGTGAATCAAGGCAGGGAGGAAATCGCGCGGCGATAACGCTGTTCCAGCGTCTCCCGGTTGGTCGCCGTCACTTCCAGATCGCGCAGACGGCCATCCTGAATGCCGTACACCCAACCGTGGATCGTAACTTTCTGGCCACGCTTCCATGCGGACTGCATGATGGTGGAGTGGCCGAGGTTATACACCTGCTCGACAACATTGATTTCACAAAGCGTGTTCAGACGCTGTTCGGGAGGTAATTCCCCCAGCAGAGAACTATGCTTGTACCACAAATCACGGATATGCAGCAGCCAGTTGTTAATCAAACCCAGTTCCGGGTTTTCCACCGCAGCCTGAACACCGCCGCAGCCGTAGTGGCCGCAGATGATGATGTGTTCGACTTCGAGAACTTCGACGGCATATTGCACGACAGACAGGCAGTTGAGGTCGGTGTGAATAACCAGATTGGCGACATTGCGGTGAACAAACAGTTCACCAGGCTCAAGGCTAGTCAGACTTTCCGCAGGTACGCGACTGTCCGAGCATCCAATCCATAGAAAACGGGGACGTTGTGCCTGCGCCAGACGTTCAAAGTAGCCAGGATCCTCTTCCACCATCGTTTTAGACCAAAGCTGGTTGTTCGCGATGAGCGTTTCAATTTCTTTCATGAAAGTAAATGACCTGTAACAAACAAGGGGCAGTGAGGAGTAATATAAGGCAACATGCGTCGTTTGAAAAACGATAGTTTATACTCGTCATACTTCAAGTTGCATGTACGTTGGCTGCGTTCACTCACCCGAATCACTTACCTGAGTAAGCTCATCGGGATTCCTTCTCTTGCCGCCTTCCTGAAACTTGAATTATTTAGAGTATTTATTTGTCACACTTCGAACCTGTAGAACTCACTGATAATAAGGCAATCCATTTCTTATGACATATGCACTGGAACTGGCGCAATTAACCAAAACCTATCCGGGAGGCGTCAAAGCGTTACGGGGGATCGACCTGAACGTGGAAGCGGGGGATTTCTACGCGCTGCTGGGGCCGAATGGCGCGGGAAAATCCACGACGATTGGGATTATCAGCTCGCTGGTGAACAAAACCGCCGGCAAAGTTCGCGTCTTCGGCTATGACCTTGAGCTGGATAAAGTGAATGCGAAACGCCAACTGGGGCTGGTTCCACAGGAATTTAACTTCAACCCCTTCGAAACAGTATTACAGATTGTGGTTAACCAGGCGGGCTACTATGGCGTGAAACGTCAGGATGCCTTGCAGCGTGCGGAAAAATACCTGAAACAGCTAGACCTATGGGAGAAACGCAGCGAAAAGGCGATGATGTTGTCCGGCGGGATGAAGCGTCGCCTGATGATTGCGCGTGCGCTAATGCATGAGCCTAAGTTGCTGATTCTTGATGAACCGACGGCGGGCGTGGATATTGAATTACGTCGTTCCATGTGGGGGTTTTTGAAAGCGCTGAACGCGCAGGGCACCACGATTATCCTGACGACGCACTATCTTGAAGAAGCGGAAATGCTGTGCCGCAACATTGGGATCATCCAGCGGGGAGATCTGGTGGAAAATACCTCGATGAAGCAGCTACTTGGCAAGCTGAAGTCAGAAACGTTTATTTTCGATCTGGCGGCGAAAAGCCCGCTGCCGCAGTTGGAAGGCTACACCTTCCGTCTGACGGACACGTCAACGCTGGAAGTCGATGTCATGCGTGAGCAAGGTCTGAATGCGTTATTCAGTCAGCTCAACGCACAGGGGATAACGATATTGAGTATGCGTAATAAAGCGAACCGGTTGGAAGAGCTGTTTGTCACGCTGGTGAATGGGACAAGCAGTAAGGGAGAAAAGGCATGATGCATTTGTATTGGGTGGCGCTACAGAGTATCTGGGTAAAAGAAGTCACTCGATTTGGGCGGATCTGGATTCAGACGCTAGTGCCGCCAGTGATCACCATGACGCTGTATTTTATTATTTTCGGTAACCTGATTGGCTCGCGTATCGGTGAAATGCACGGGTTTACCTACATGCAGTTTATCGTGCCGGGGTTGATCATGATGGCGGTGATCACCAACGCGTATGCCAACGTGGCCTCTTCCTTTTTCAGCGCCAAGTTTCAGCGCAATATTGAAGAGCTGCTGGTTGCGCCCGTGCCGACCCATGTGGTTATCGCGGGTTATGTTGGCGGTGGTATCGCACGCGGCCTGTGCGTGGGCATTCTGGTGACGGCGGTGTCGCTGTTCTTCGTTCCGCTGCATGTTCATGCCTGGTGGGTGATTGTTCTGACGCTATTGCTGACGGCGATGTTGTTCTCACTGGCAGGCTTATTGAATGCGGTATTTGCGAAAACCTTTGATGATATCAGTCTGATTCCGACGTTTGTGTTAACGCCGTTGACCTATCTGGGCGGGGTATTTTATTCGCTGACGCTGCTGCCGCCGTTCTGGCAGGCGGTATCTAAACTGAACCCGGTGGTATACATGATCAGTGGCTTCCGCTACGGTTTTCTCGGGATTCAGGACGTGCCGCTGCTGTTTACGATGTCGGTGCTGATTGCCTTTATCGTGGTATTTTATTTGCTGGTCTGGTGGCTGATTGAACGCGGACGCGGGCTGCGGACGTAGTGTGTCAATTCTGCAAATGAAAAGGCGGTGGTAACACCGTGTTAGTCTTTTTGCAGACTGATTTAAGAAGTGAAAACGGTAGTAATGGAATAGAAGAGTAAAGCGTCCGCGCCAGGGATGGCGCGGCTCGAGCTTACAAGGAGGTACTTGCAGCGTCTTTACGATCTATCCATTACTACCGCTCGATTCCGTCAAAAACTTGGCGATCAGGCAACCTGAACCGGAATCGCTTTGGCCTGACGTTGCAGCTCGTTATCGCCAGAGAAATAGGCAACCTTGGGGCTGTGGCTTCTGGCCTGCTCGTCGGACATTTGCACGTAGGAACAGATAATCAGTTTGTCGCCGACGCAGGCAAGGCGAGCAGCAGCACCGTTCACGGAGATAATGCGTGAACCCCTTTCGCCCGCAATCGCGTAGGTAGAGAAACGCTGACCGTTATCAACGTTGTAGATATCAATCGCTTCGTATTCCAGAATGCCAGCGGCATCCATAAAATCCTGATCGATGGCGCAAGAGCCTTCATAATGCAAGTCAGCCTGAGTCACTTTGACCCGGTGCAGCTTGCCTTGCAGCATGGTACGTATCATCGCTTTGTTACCTCGGTTCATACAGTCAAATCGACCTGGTGGTTATCAATCAATCTGGCCTTGCCTAACCAGGCAGCCATCAAAATCACTGCACGCGTGCTGGCCGCGTTTAGCGGTTGTAGTGTATCAGCATCGCGGATAAACAGTTCATCAGGCGTAAAGCCCGCTGCACGCAACTGTTCTGCCGTCTGTTCCAGCAATGTGTCTATCTGACGATCGCCGTTGTCCAATTGTGCGGAAAGCGCCATCATCAGCTGATAAAGTGTTGGTGCCAGCTGGCGTTCTTCAGCACTGAGGTAGCCATTACGTGAACTCAATGCCAGCCCATCTTTTGCACGTGCGATAGGGACGCCAATGATATCAATGTCATAGCCCATATCGCGGACGAGTTGTCGAATCAGCGCTAGCTGCTGATAATCTTTCTCACCAAAGCAGGCTACATCTGGCTGTACCAGATTGAACAGCTTACTGACAATGGTGGCTACGCCCCGGAAATGGCCGGGACGGCTGGCACCTTCCAACATGGAAGACAGGCCAGGCACATCGACAAACGTTTGTGACTCCAGCCCATTTGGGTATATCACATCCGGGCTCGGCGCGAAAACCAGATCGGTACCGCGGCGATTCAATTTCTCGCAGTCTTCCTGCAATGTCCGGGGGTAGCGGGCTAAATCATCTGGCCGCTCAAACTGCATGGGATTGACAAAAACGCTGACAATAACGATGTCGGCGCGAGCTCTGGCTTCATCGACCAGCGTCATGTGCCCGTCATGCAAGTTACCCATGGTGGGAACCAAAGCAATGCGTTTCCCTTCCTGACGCCAGCGGCGAACTTCGCGGCGCAGCAGCAGAGGGGTTTCGATTATTAACACACTCGTACTCCTAAAAAATATACCCGTCATACTTCAAGCTGCATGTGCGTTGGCTACGTTCACTCACCCGAATCACTTACTCAAGTAAGCTCATCGGGATTCTTTCTCTTGCCGCCTTCCTGCAACTCGAATTATTTAGGGTATAAGTCCGATTAACGGAATGCTCGTTTTTTAATGAAATGAATGTTCTTCGGCCGGATAGATACCCTGTTCGACTTCTTGTGCATACAAACGCACTGCCGAACGGATATCCCCCCCGCTTTGCGCCAGAAAGTTCTTGGCGAACTTAGGCGTGTTGTCACCGGTAATGCCGAAAGCATCATGCATGACCAGAATCTGCCCGTCGGTCACGTTGCCAGCGCCAATGCCGATCACCGGAATCGACAGCGCATCCGTAACGCGTTTAGCCAGCGCAACCGGTACACATTCTAGTACCAGCAACTGTGCTCCCGCTTCTTCAAGCGCGAGGGCATCGGCCAGCAGTTGATTGGCATCGCTTTCGCTTCGGCCCTGAATTTTATAGCCGCCGAAGATGTTAACGGATTGCGGTGTCAGACCCAGATGGCCGCAAACCGGCACGGCGCGTTCGGTCAGCATTTTTACCGTTGGCGCAAGCCAGCTTCCGCCTTCCAGCTTCACCATATTCGCACCTGCACGCATTAGCTCTGCGGCCTGACTGAATGTTTGCTCCGGCGTGGCATAGGTCATAAAAGGCATATCGGAGAGAACCAGCGCCAGTGGGGCGCCGCGGCGCACACACTGTGTGTGGTAAACGATGTCGTTGGTGGTCACGGGTAAGGTGGAATCGTGACCTTGCACGGTCATTCCCAGAGAATCACCTACTAGCATCACGCGAATGCCTTGTTCAAAAAATAGGCGAGAGAAGCTGGCGTCGTAAGCGGTAATCGTAGCGAATTTTCGCTGCTCTTGTTTCCATTGGCGCAAATGGGAGATAGTCGTCGGTTTCATGACGGTCTTCCTATGTCAATAGGGCGAAGAATTAAGGGAGACATTCTAATGTAAGCTGACGTGTAGCGATATACCCGTCATGCTTCAAGCTACAGATGTGAGAGGTGTTGATAAGCGGGGCGGTCAGTTGGCCTCGCGATTCCGTCGGTTTATTGTCTGTCCCATAATGTCAGACCGTTGCGATCGACATGGGTTAGCCGCTGGGCAAGTGTTTCACCGTCAGGGAACGCCAGGTCTGGGGCGATTTCTGCCAGCGGGTAGAGCATGAACTCACGGTTTTTCATATCATAATGCGGTACGGTCAGGCGTTCAGTCTGGATCTCGTCATTGCCGAACAGCAGAATATCCAGATCCAACGTGCGCGGGCCCCAGCGGTGTTCCTTGCGCTCACGGCCTTGTTCCAGTTCGATGGCCTGTGTGCGATCCAACAGCGACTCGGCTGCAAGTTCGGTTTCCAGTTCAACGACGGCATTGAGATAGTCTGGCTGATCCTGCGGGCCGAGCGGGCGACTACGGTAAAACGAGGAGCAGCAAACGACGCGAGTATGGGGAATCGCGTCTAGCGCAGACAATGCCGCGCGCACCTGTTGCAAAGGCTGGGCAAGATTGCTGCCCAGCGCCAGATACACGCGTGTCA
Protein-coding sequences here:
- the nrdI gene encoding class Ib ribonucleoside-diphosphate reductase assembly flavoprotein NrdI, with product MNPLVYFSSQSENTHRFISRVGLPALRIPIATEQPALKVDRPYILVVPSYGGGSTKGAVPRQVITFLNDPHNRAYLRGVIAAGNTNFGAAYCIAGDIIAQKCQVPYLYRLELLGTAEDVANVRKGVTEFWQQQTT
- the nrdH gene encoding glutaredoxin-like protein NrdH; protein product: MRITIFTKPDCVQCNATCRALDKQGIHYQLVDLTEDEQALQQVRALGYQQVPVVMTADDHWSGFRPDKISTLNAALQLQ
- the speD gene encoding adenosylmethionine decarboxylase: MHKLKLHGFNNLTKSLSFCIYDICYTKTADDRDGYIAYIDEQYNANRLTEILTETCSIIGANVLNIARQDYEPQGASVTILVSEEPIDPRDVDTSEHPGPLPHSVVAHLDKSHICVHTYPESHPEGGLCTFRADIEVSTCGVISPLKALNYLIHQLESDIVTIDYRVRGFTRDVNGIKHFIDHQINSVQNFMSEDMKALYHMMDVNVYQENIFHTKMLLKDFDLKHYLFNVSPEELSAAERKRITDLLYHEMQEIYYGRNLPVM
- the speE gene encoding polyamine aminopropyltransferase, which encodes MSQKEIWYETLHANFGQYFSVDRVLYHEKTDHQDLIIFENDALGRVMALDGVVQTTERDEFIYHEMLTHVPLLSHGNAKRVLIIGGGDGGMLREVSRHRGVEHITMVEIDAGVMEFCRQYLPNHSAGSYDDPRFTLVIDDGVNFVRQCSEKFDVIISDCTDPIGPGESLFTSDFYQGCARCLNEGGIFVAQNGVCFLQQDEAVGSHKKLSHYFSEVSFYQAAIPTYYGGIMTFAWASNNPALRQIDAATLRQRFAQSGITCRYYTPDVHIGSFALPQYLLNALQNAQ
- a CDS encoding YacC family pilotin-like protein; the protein is MKNSVLALLLLSLMSFSSASKALNEFEAEDLADLTAIFVYLKNHCGYQDLPNEQIRRTLVAFAQQNRWDLSNYSAYDMTAMGEDSYRDLSKIAIPTPKKCQSLARNSLGLLSYAQ
- a CDS encoding ABC transporter permease, producing MTPPSGSVINNNDLIQYSFYSMISGVWRVSSWWLAGLLLLPLATVFYQAFFADGLGFAQLWQIGLPTYLIHSAVIVLGTLFFSLLFGLPSAWFIAMYRFPGHRVLQWALCLPLAMPAFLLAYLYTDVLRHFSLLLQEGGLLTVSSWVTSHAAGLPVSLGCVSLVLALVLYPYIYLLVREALVKQPASLIHSARLLNQTRTQVFRRLCLPLALPAIACGGALVVVETLGDYGAASYLDIPTMTTQVLDIWQKQGDIGAAARLGVLILPAIFFLMFLVNLWRRKQKIYQAQANASQMVPPVLSGWRSRVVRGYCWAIVCLSFLFPVVYLLFLALRHMMSMWDMAFLQAVMNSLLASATATVIITLMSLSFIFYTRTAGVFANQTPVRLVSLSFALPGAVLAVGLFTLLSLVDGGINLFARTAGLPTADALLAGSLFILILAYSVKFGRLMLDSLERSMEAIPRSLDSASLVLGASPLNRWSRVHIPLLRRSLFIGALLIFTESMKELNVSLLLRPFGIDTLATYVFRFTADEQIASFAFPALVLVAVGLIPVFWLNRALNIKG
- a CDS encoding ABC transporter ATP-binding protein, with protein sequence MAASIDILSVQAVSCTLQQSPVLENISFTVRDDETICLLGKNGCGKTALLQVIAGLLPITQGKVLLEGEPVSSPQAYVLPELRQVGLIFQDYALFPHLTVEGNIAFGLYGRPESEVKPICVEMLALLQLDEVAARYPHELSNEQQQRLAIARALACEPKLLLLDEPFPGLDSQTRYRLITELRQVLKQRHVAAVFATHSREEAFACADHLILLDEGKIMQQGYPSELYHRPNSRFVADFMGNTNYLPVKIMSDHQWQSPLGDHHATHPLNQPIDSQCDWMVRPADVALALDPDGPASIEDRLFMGTSNLYRVKLGELMLLVQTGNWFEPGQQIRLSIKTDPPVLYPALPAASGPADGPEKQ
- a CDS encoding GNAT family N-acetyltransferase, which translates into the protein MSTPSVDVCYKVNAPLSSQQFVELLAKTSLGPRRPLDDETAIAGMLKHANLLVSAWQGETLVGIARSVTDFHFCCYLSDLAVSEDFQHAGIGKKLIQQTAQQLEKGCKIILLAAPLAVDYYPKLGFEKHNSTWLMPAAELREA